Proteins from one Flammeovirgaceae bacterium genomic window:
- the raiA gene encoding ribosome-associated translation inhibitor RaiA, whose protein sequence is MKLQVHSIRFDADQKLIDFIQKKVDKLETFYDRMVDGEVFLRLNNEGTENKTVEIRLNLPGGQLFASEQAASFEAATDQATEGLRKQLVKFKEKAYSVR, encoded by the coding sequence ATGAAGTTGCAAGTTCATTCTATTCGCTTTGATGCAGACCAGAAGCTGATCGATTTTATTCAGAAAAAAGTGGATAAGTTGGAAACATTTTATGACCGTATGGTGGACGGGGAGGTCTTCCTCCGATTGAACAATGAGGGGACGGAAAACAAAACAGTGGAAATCAGGTTAAATTTACCGGGAGGCCAATTATTTGCCAGTGAACAGGCAGCTTCATTTGAAGCGGCAACGGACCAGGCCACGGAGGGGCTGAGGAAGCAGTTGGTCAAGTTTAAAGAAAAGGCCTACAGTGTGCGCTAA
- a CDS encoding SDR family oxidoreductase: MSKKRILITGGAGFLGSHLCDRFIKEGYYVIAMDNLITGDLKNIEHLFKLPDFEFFHCDVSKFVHVPGKLDYILHFASPASPIDYLKIPIQTLKVGSLGTHNLLGLALAKKARILVASTSEVYGDPLVHPQVEEYYGNVDPVGPRGVYDEAKRFQEAITMAYHTYHGLETRIVRIFNTYGPRMRLNDGRVLPAFIGQALRGEDLTVFGDGSQTRSFCFVDDLVEGIYRLLLSDYHLPLNIGNPDEITILQFAEEIVKLTGTTQKIVKKPLPKNDPRQRQPDITKAKTILKWAPKVNRAEGLKITYDYFRSLPKEVLYDRDHKNFEQYIR; encoded by the coding sequence ATGAGCAAAAAGAGGATATTAATTACCGGGGGCGCGGGGTTTTTGGGATCCCACCTGTGCGACAGGTTTATAAAAGAAGGGTACTATGTGATTGCCATGGACAACCTGATAACCGGGGACCTGAAGAACATAGAGCACCTGTTTAAACTGCCTGATTTTGAATTCTTCCATTGCGATGTCTCCAAGTTTGTGCACGTACCTGGAAAACTTGATTACATCCTGCACTTTGCCTCCCCGGCAAGCCCCATCGATTATTTGAAAATCCCTATCCAAACATTAAAAGTAGGCTCGCTGGGAACGCACAACCTGCTGGGGCTGGCCTTGGCAAAAAAAGCAAGGATATTGGTGGCCTCCACCTCGGAAGTATATGGCGACCCCCTTGTCCACCCTCAGGTGGAGGAGTACTACGGCAACGTTGACCCTGTAGGGCCGCGGGGCGTTTACGATGAAGCCAAACGTTTTCAGGAGGCCATTACCATGGCCTACCACACCTACCATGGGCTGGAGACCCGGATCGTCAGGATATTCAACACCTATGGCCCGCGGATGCGCCTAAACGATGGAAGGGTGCTCCCTGCATTTATCGGGCAGGCCTTGCGGGGCGAAGACCTGACCGTTTTTGGCGATGGGTCCCAAACACGGTCATTTTGCTTTGTGGACGACCTAGTGGAGGGCATCTACAGGCTCCTGCTTTCGGATTACCACCTGCCCCTAAACATTGGAAACCCCGATGAAATCACGATACTTCAATTTGCCGAGGAAATTGTAAAGCTCACGGGCACCACACAGAAAATCGTGAAAAAACCCTTGCCCAAAAACGACCCCAGGCAAAGGCAACCGGACATCACCAAGGCAAAAACCATTTTAAAGTGGGCACCCAAGGTAAACAGGGCCGAAGGCTTGAAAATAACCTACGACTACTTCAGGTCCCTGCCCAAAGAGGTATTGTATGACCGCGACCACAAAAATTTCGAACAGTACATAAGATGA
- a CDS encoding UDP-glucose/GDP-mannose dehydrogenase family protein, whose translation MKIAVIGTGYVGLVTGTCLAETGNTVTCVDIDEEKVRRLQEGKVTIYEPGLAPLFDRNIKQNRLLFTTDLKEGIRGAKIIFLALPTPPGEDGSADLKYILKVAEDIGPLLESYTVIVDKSTVPVGTAEKVRQAIAANARAGFDVVSNPEFLREGVAVDDFMKPERVVVGTTAARAHKIMEELYAPFVRQGNPIIFMDERSAELTKYAANSFLATKISFMNEVANLCERLGADVDAVRKGIGSDTRIGKRFLFPGIGYGGSCFPKDVQALAKSSSDAQYDFKILKAVMEVNEAQRTTLVGRIKSHFNGNLKGKKIAVWGLAFKPHTDDIREAPALYNIECLLEEGAMVAVHDPEAMDNVKKAMGEKIQYFPSPYEAATGADAILIATEWPEFRAPDFEKLGSVMKNKVIFDGRNLYDVEAMKELGFTYSSIGRKSI comes from the coding sequence ATGAAGATAGCTGTAATAGGAACAGGGTACGTGGGGCTGGTAACAGGCACCTGCCTGGCGGAAACAGGAAACACGGTAACCTGTGTGGACATAGATGAGGAAAAGGTAAGGAGGCTCCAGGAGGGAAAAGTCACCATATATGAGCCCGGGCTTGCGCCCCTCTTTGACCGGAACATCAAGCAAAACCGGCTGCTGTTCACCACCGACCTCAAAGAGGGGATCCGGGGGGCAAAGATCATCTTTCTTGCACTGCCCACGCCACCCGGGGAAGACGGTTCTGCCGACCTGAAGTACATCCTAAAAGTGGCCGAAGACATAGGGCCCCTTCTGGAAAGCTATACGGTAATAGTGGACAAGAGCACGGTACCTGTGGGCACGGCAGAAAAAGTAAGGCAGGCCATTGCCGCCAATGCCCGGGCGGGGTTTGATGTGGTCTCCAATCCGGAATTCCTGAGGGAGGGCGTTGCCGTGGACGACTTTATGAAGCCCGAGCGGGTAGTGGTAGGCACTACCGCTGCCAGGGCACACAAAATTATGGAAGAACTGTACGCCCCATTTGTACGGCAGGGCAACCCCATCATTTTTATGGACGAACGGTCTGCGGAACTGACCAAATATGCCGCTAACTCGTTCCTGGCCACCAAAATCAGTTTTATGAACGAGGTTGCCAACCTCTGCGAACGGCTGGGCGCGGATGTGGATGCCGTGCGGAAAGGGATTGGCTCGGATACCCGCATTGGCAAACGTTTTTTGTTCCCCGGCATCGGGTATGGTGGAAGTTGCTTTCCAAAGGATGTGCAGGCACTGGCCAAATCCTCTTCCGATGCCCAATATGATTTTAAAATCCTGAAAGCCGTAATGGAGGTGAACGAGGCCCAGCGGACAACGCTGGTGGGCAGGATAAAGAGCCACTTCAACGGAAACCTTAAGGGGAAAAAGATTGCGGTTTGGGGCCTGGCCTTCAAGCCCCACACAGACGACATCAGGGAGGCCCCCGCCCTGTACAATATAGAATGCCTGCTGGAAGAGGGTGCCATGGTGGCCGTTCACGACCCCGAGGCCATGGACAACGTGAAAAAGGCAATGGGCGAAAAAATCCAGTATTTCCCCAGCCCCTATGAGGCGGCTACCGGGGCGGATGCCATCCTCATTGCCACCGAATGGCCGGAATTCCGGGCCCCGGACTTTGAAAAGTTAGGGTCGGTTATGAAAAATAAAGTGATCTTTGATGGAAGGAATTTATATGATGTGGAGGCGATGAAGGAACTCGGTTTCACCTATTCAAGCATTGGAAGGAAATCAATATGA
- the rfbB gene encoding dTDP-glucose 4,6-dehydratase codes for MSPFSKKILITGGAGFIGSHVARLFVNKYPGHEIVNLDKLTYAGNLENLRDIEKKPNYRFVKGDIVDAAFLLELFSEEKFDGAIHLAAESHVDRSLENPNEFVMTNIIGTVNLLQAALKTWQGDPSKRFYHISTDEVYGSIEGSGLFTEQTPIDPQSPYSSSKAGSDHFVQAFHNSYGLPVLISRCSNNYGPNHFPEKLIPLMINNILENKPLPVYGKGENVRDWLYVEDHATAIDTVFHKGKTGEVYNIGGNNEWKNIDLVNFLCGIMDKKLGRPQGASAKLVRFVKDRPGHDLRYAIDSSKIQSHLGWAPSVTFEIGLEKTVDWYLGNKEWLGHVTSGKYREYYKQMYTNR; via the coding sequence ATGAGCCCTTTTTCCAAAAAAATATTGATCACGGGCGGTGCGGGTTTTATCGGCTCACATGTGGCCCGGTTGTTTGTTAACAAATACCCGGGGCATGAAATCGTGAACCTGGACAAATTAACCTACGCAGGCAACCTGGAAAACCTTAGGGACATAGAAAAAAAACCGAACTACCGCTTTGTCAAAGGTGATATCGTGGATGCGGCCTTCCTGCTCGAACTGTTCTCCGAAGAAAAATTTGACGGGGCCATACACCTGGCAGCCGAATCGCACGTGGACCGGTCGTTGGAAAACCCCAATGAATTTGTGATGACCAATATCATCGGGACCGTGAACCTGCTGCAGGCTGCATTGAAAACGTGGCAAGGGGACCCTTCCAAAAGGTTTTACCACATTTCCACTGACGAGGTTTATGGCTCTATTGAAGGAAGTGGTTTGTTTACCGAGCAAACCCCCATTGACCCACAATCGCCTTATTCGTCCTCGAAAGCCGGAAGCGACCATTTTGTGCAGGCTTTTCACAACAGCTATGGCCTGCCTGTGTTGATAAGCCGCTGCTCCAACAACTATGGCCCCAACCATTTCCCCGAAAAGCTGATCCCCCTGATGATCAACAATATATTGGAAAACAAACCCCTTCCTGTCTATGGGAAAGGCGAAAATGTAAGGGATTGGCTGTATGTGGAAGACCATGCCACCGCCATCGATACTGTTTTTCACAAAGGAAAAACGGGGGAAGTGTACAACATTGGCGGGAACAATGAGTGGAAAAACATAGACCTGGTCAATTTTTTGTGCGGCATCATGGACAAAAAACTAGGGCGGCCACAAGGGGCCTCCGCAAAGCTGGTCCGCTTTGTAAAAGACCGGCCCGGCCATGATTTGCGGTATGCCATCGATTCGTCAAAAATACAAAGCCACCTGGGGTGGGCACCATCGGTTACTTTTGAAATAGGTTTGGAGAAGACCGTTGATTGGTACCTCGGCAACAAAGAATGGCTGGGCCATGTGACTTCCGGGAAATACCGCGAGTACTACAAACAAATGTATACCAACCGTTAA
- a CDS encoding 30S ribosomal protein S21 has product MLIINVKENESIDKALKRFKKKFEKTGVLKELRSRTAFEKPSVKRRQEVLGAAYRQKMYVKENY; this is encoded by the coding sequence ATGCTGATCATCAACGTAAAGGAAAACGAATCCATAGACAAGGCCCTGAAGCGCTTCAAGAAGAAGTTTGAAAAAACCGGTGTTTTGAAGGAACTGCGCTCCCGGACGGCCTTTGAGAAGCCATCCGTAAAGAGAAGGCAGGAGGTGTTGGGCGCGGCCTACCGGCAGAAGATGTACGTCAAAGAAAACTATTAA
- a CDS encoding tyrosine-type recombinase/integrase: MVDSFFKYLQFERRYSPKTILSYQTDLHQFSEFLNTTYDEKKPERATYGAIRAWIVALVDLKLSPGSINRKIACLRSFFKFCMKQEVLEKDPMQKIRVLKTPKKLPHFVHEEDMAKLLDGIGFEDSLEGCRDRLIIELFYGTGIRLAELIGLKEHQVNLHERTIRVLGKRNKERVIPFSKNIVSIIKAYQTKKDKEVGNKNHGLLFVNNSGEPVYPMMVYRLVRKYLDQFTAVEKRSPHVLRHSFATHLLNKGAEINAVKDLLGHTSLAATQVYTHNSMEKLKKVFDQAHPKA; the protein is encoded by the coding sequence ATGGTGGACTCATTTTTTAAATATCTGCAATTCGAGAGAAGGTACAGCCCCAAAACGATCCTGTCTTACCAGACGGACCTTCATCAATTTTCCGAATTCCTTAACACCACTTATGATGAAAAAAAACCTGAGCGGGCCACCTATGGCGCCATCCGGGCGTGGATTGTGGCGCTGGTGGACCTGAAATTAAGCCCGGGGTCAATCAACAGGAAGATAGCCTGCCTTCGGAGCTTTTTTAAGTTTTGCATGAAACAGGAGGTGCTTGAAAAGGACCCGATGCAAAAAATAAGGGTGTTGAAAACCCCAAAGAAACTGCCCCACTTTGTCCATGAAGAAGACATGGCGAAGCTTTTGGACGGCATCGGGTTTGAAGATAGCCTGGAAGGCTGCCGCGACCGGTTGATCATAGAATTGTTTTACGGCACGGGCATCCGGTTGGCCGAGCTCATAGGCCTCAAAGAGCATCAGGTGAACCTGCACGAGCGCACCATCCGGGTGTTGGGAAAAAGAAACAAGGAAAGGGTAATCCCTTTTTCAAAAAATATCGTTTCTATAATCAAAGCCTATCAAACCAAAAAGGATAAGGAAGTGGGGAACAAAAACCATGGCTTGCTTTTTGTGAACAACTCGGGCGAACCCGTGTACCCCATGATGGTCTACCGGCTGGTGCGCAAATACCTGGACCAGTTCACTGCAGTGGAGAAAAGGAGCCCACATGTGCTGCGCCACTCTTTTGCCACCCATCTGCTTAACAAAGGCGCAGAGATAAATGCCGTGAAGGATTTATTGGGGCACACCAGCCTGGCGGCCACACAAGTGTACACCCACAACTCGATGGAGAAGCTGAAGAAAGTTTTTGACCAGGCGCACCCCAAAGCATAA
- a CDS encoding acyl-CoA dehydrogenase family protein: MTTIAEPLVGVNFEESENQQMIAQMVKDFGELEIKPNIMDWDESQEFPIPLFRKMGELGLMGVLVPEEYGGSGFGYPEYVTAISGIARVDGSIGLSVAAHNSLCTGHILQFASEEQKKEYLPKLASGKWIGAWGLTEPNTGSDAGNMRTVAVKDGDHYVINGAKNFITHGKSGDVAVVIVRTGEVGDSHGMTAFIIEKGTPGFNAGKKENKLGMRASETAELIFTDCRVHKSQVIGKEGDGFVQSLKVLDGGRISIAALSLGIAQGAYEAALQYSKERHQFNKPISSFQAISFKLADMATKVEAARLLTFRAASLKDKGKNVNLESAMAKLYASEIAVEVANDAVQIFGGYGYIKDFPVEKFYRDAKLCTIGEGTSEIQKLVISRAVLK, translated from the coding sequence ATGACAACTATTGCAGAACCCCTCGTGGGCGTAAATTTTGAAGAGTCGGAAAACCAGCAGATGATTGCCCAGATGGTCAAGGACTTTGGCGAACTGGAGATCAAGCCCAACATAATGGATTGGGACGAAAGCCAGGAGTTTCCCATTCCGCTTTTCCGCAAAATGGGCGAACTGGGGCTCATGGGCGTTTTGGTGCCTGAAGAATACGGGGGCTCCGGGTTTGGGTACCCTGAGTACGTGACCGCCATATCGGGGATAGCCAGGGTTGACGGGTCAATAGGCCTTTCCGTGGCCGCCCACAACTCCCTTTGCACGGGCCATATTTTGCAGTTCGCCAGTGAGGAGCAGAAGAAGGAATATTTACCCAAGTTAGCTTCTGGCAAATGGATAGGTGCCTGGGGGCTTACCGAGCCCAATACCGGTTCTGATGCCGGCAACATGCGTACCGTGGCCGTAAAAGACGGTGACCACTACGTCATCAATGGGGCCAAGAATTTTATCACCCATGGCAAATCAGGGGACGTGGCGGTGGTCATCGTGCGGACAGGCGAGGTGGGGGACTCCCACGGGATGACCGCTTTTATTATTGAGAAGGGCACGCCAGGGTTTAACGCGGGCAAAAAGGAGAACAAGTTGGGGATGCGCGCTTCGGAAACGGCAGAGCTGATCTTTACCGATTGCCGGGTGCACAAAAGCCAGGTAATTGGCAAAGAGGGCGATGGTTTCGTGCAGTCCCTAAAAGTTTTGGATGGGGGCAGGATATCCATTGCCGCCCTGAGCCTGGGCATTGCGCAAGGGGCCTACGAGGCGGCCTTGCAATATTCAAAGGAGCGCCACCAGTTCAACAAGCCCATCTCGTCCTTTCAGGCCATCTCCTTCAAGCTGGCCGATATGGCCACCAAGGTGGAGGCGGCCAGGCTGCTAACTTTTAGGGCGGCAAGCTTGAAGGACAAGGGCAAGAACGTGAACCTGGAATCGGCAATGGCCAAATTATATGCGTCCGAAATTGCCGTGGAAGTGGCCAACGATGCGGTGCAAATCTTTGGGGGGTATGGCTATATCAAGGATTTCCCCGTGGAGAAATTTTACCGTGATGCAAAGCTTTGCACCATTGGGGAGGGGACTTCGGAAATCCAGAAACTGGTGATTTCAAGGGCTGTTTTAAAGTAA